CAATGATAAAAAGTGAATCAATCTCCACTCGCGTTATGGTACACGTTCTGTACATCGTCATCGTCTTCCAATGCATCGATCATAGCGAGAAACTGTTCTTCCTGCTCTTCGGTCAAATCCGCATAAACGGATGGAACCATATCTACTTCTGCTGAAATAAAAACTAAATCTTCCGCTTCAAGCGCTTCTTTTACATGTAGGAATTCCGAAGGTTCCGTCAGAATTTCAAATCCATCTTCTGTCGAAATGACATCTTCTGCTCCTGCTTCCAAAGCCGCCAGCATGACTGCGTCCTCGTCCGTTTCTTGCGTACGTTCGATGAACAAACGGCCTTTGCGTTCAAATAAATAGTTGACGGAGCCCGTTTCCCCTAAACTTCCGCCATTTTTATTGAATGCCACGCGCATATTGGGTCCTGTACGATTGCGGTTTTCTGTCAAGGTATATACGAGAACAGCGACACCGCCTGGTCCGTACCCTTCGTAGATCACTTCTTCATAGTTTTCATCCGCACTAGAACCTGTTGCTTTATCGACTGCCCGCTGAATCACATCGTTCGGGACATTCACACTTTTTGATTTATCGATCGCTAGACGTAAAGCTGGATTGGTGTCTGGATCGTCTCCGCCAGACTTGGCTGCCACGTATATTTCACGCGACATCTTCTGAAAGATCTTTCCTCGTTTTGCATCCTGTGCGCCTTTTCGGTTCTGGATATTTTTCCACTTTGAATGGCCTGCCATGGATCAAACCTCCTACTTCATCATTCGCTCTATATCATACCATAATCTCGGCCAATGCGAGAGTGCGGTATCTGTGAAATGCAGAAGTTTGCTAGCCAACCGTTGCTGTTGCGCTAGTGGCAATGACAACAGATGTAACCATTCCCGAAGTACTTCATTCGGATATAAGAGCTTAGCGAGTGACTGATTTGACAAGGTTTGCAGCGCCGGATGCTCCCCCATCAAAAAAGTCGGATTATAGGAAATTTGTGGCAACACACGATGCATCCACAATACACATTCATCTTCTTCTGATCCAAGGCATGCCAAATCAAAATCAATAAAGCGGATATTGCCATTTGCGTCACGCAAAATATTATGATGCACAACATCACCGTGCAACAATGTCAGCGAGTGAACAGGAGGCGATTCTTTCTTCGCTATATGCAATGCATCCCGTCCGTATTTTAATAGCTGATCAATTGTCGTGGAAGCAAGAAACGCTCCACACATTTGCCGCACCTCTTCAAACCGCGCAAGCCGAACTTCCCACTTCTCGATCATATGATAATGCGGAAGACAGGAAATTGACTCCCAATCAATCGTATATTTCGAATCATGTAATGCTTGCAACGCACGGAACGAGTCAATCCGGTCAATTCTACGCTTAAAATTGACTGCTTTCGCATTTTCAAGCCATGGTTGCATGATTAACAGCGGATCCGATTTATCGACAATCGGCAAGATATACGGAAAATGCTGTGCACTAAGTAATTGATGAACTTGCCGAACTTTCACAGCTTGAGCGTGTGATTCATACTTCTTTACAGAATACACGGCACCGCCTGATTCCATTTTCCAGACATTCTTTTTGATTTTGGTAAATCGCTGATTGTCTGCCATACGCGATTACTGGTTTCGGTGCCAGTCCTCCTGTATTGGCATCGGCTGATATTG
This window of the Sporosarcina ureae genome carries:
- a CDS encoding phosphotransferase, which codes for MADNQRFTKIKKNVWKMESGGAVYSVKKYESHAQAVKVRQVHQLLSAQHFPYILPIVDKSDPLLIMQPWLENAKAVNFKRRIDRIDSFRALQALHDSKYTIDWESISCLPHYHMIEKWEVRLARFEEVRQMCGAFLASTTIDQLLKYGRDALHIAKKESPPVHSLTLLHGDVVHHNILRDANGNIRFIDFDLACLGSEEDECVLWMHRVLPQISYNPTFLMGEHPALQTLSNQSLAKLLYPNEVLREWLHLLSLPLAQQQRLASKLLHFTDTALSHWPRLWYDIERMMK
- a CDS encoding YebC/PmpR family DNA-binding transcriptional regulator, whose translation is MAGHSKWKNIQNRKGAQDAKRGKIFQKMSREIYVAAKSGGDDPDTNPALRLAIDKSKSVNVPNDVIQRAVDKATGSSADENYEEVIYEGYGPGGVAVLVYTLTENRNRTGPNMRVAFNKNGGSLGETGSVNYLFERKGRLFIERTQETDEDAVMLAALEAGAEDVISTEDGFEILTEPSEFLHVKEALEAEDLVFISAEVDMVPSVYADLTEEQEEQFLAMIDALEDDDDVQNVYHNASGD